The genomic window GCCTTGCAATCCTCCCGACCATGCCACAGCCGTGTGAGGCCCGTCACCCTGCTGCGTCGCGGATCACTCGCTCGAACAGGGCGATGTAACGGCGCGCCTGGACCTCAGGCGCGTTTTCGCGTTCAACTTGGCGACGACCGGCCTCACCCAGCGCCGGCCAGCGTGGGCGCGCCTGAAGCGCGCGGACAAGCGCTTCGCTCAGATCAGCGTCGCTGAAGCCATGGGCGAGCAGGCCGGTTTCGCCGTCACAGATCATGTCGGGCACGCCGCCGACCGGGAAGGCGACCACTGGACGGCCACAGGCCAAGGCCTCCAGCACGGTGTTGGGCAGGTTGTCCTGATCGCTCGGCACCACCACGAGATCCGCCGCGGCGTAGAGATGGGCGATGCAAGCGCCGCTCGCCTGGAACGGGCGCACGGTGAGGGGGACCGGGGCGTCGAAAGCCGGTGTACCCATGCCGACGGCCACCACCTCCAGTCCCGGCACCGGGCCCAGAAGCCGCAGTGCTGCAGCCAGCCGGTGCAGCCCCTTTCGGCGATCGTCCAGCAGATGGGCAACAAACAACATGATGATGCTGCCGGGGGGCAGCCCCAGTTCGGCGCGCGCGGCCTCCCGGTCGAAGGGGCGGAAGCGGTCGAGGTCGAGGGAGTTTGGAATCACCTCCAGTGGTTGGGTGGCAAACAGGCTGCTCCGCTGCGCCTCCTTGGCGATCCAGCGGCTGGGGGCAACGATATGGAGTGGCATCTGACTTCTTGCCAGAACAGCCCGCTTACGGTGCAGCACCTGTGCTGACAGGTCGTCCCCCGCATCCGAATCCAACACCGGGCAACGGCCGCAGCTGTCGATGAAGCCTGTGCACCCGCCTGCGTAGTGGCAGCCACCCGTGAAGGGGTTGAGGTCATGCAGCGTCCAGACCACAGGCCGGATCGCGGGCTGGCTTGGGAAGAAGGCCTCCCAATCGACAAAACCGCGCACCCAATGCAGATTGATGACGTCCGCTGTCTGCAGCCGGTCAAGCCATTGGGCGGCCGATGGCGCCCGCTCGCCGTGGAAGGGCGAAAATCGGTGCGCCTTCAACACAGGGTAAACGTCTTCTTCAGCCCGGATGGCGGCATAGCGCGCTGCCCACATTGCAGTGTCC from Azospirillum ramasamyi includes these protein-coding regions:
- a CDS encoding glycosyltransferase; the encoded protein is MNITLVSTFDLNGGAAQAAHRLHRALRGRGIASQMLVNRRDSDDPDVVRVVPTSAEDTAMWAARYAAIRAEEDVYPVLKAHRFSPFHGERAPSAAQWLDRLQTADVINLHWVRGFVDWEAFFPSQPAIRPVVWTLHDLNPFTGGCHYAGGCTGFIDSCGRCPVLDSDAGDDLSAQVLHRKRAVLARSQMPLHIVAPSRWIAKEAQRSSLFATQPLEVIPNSLDLDRFRPFDREAARAELGLPPGSIIMLFVAHLLDDRRKGLHRLAAALRLLGPVPGLEVVAVGMGTPAFDAPVPLTVRPFQASGACIAHLYAAADLVVVPSDQDNLPNTVLEALACGRPVVAFPVGGVPDMICDGETGLLAHGFSDADLSEALVRALQARPRWPALGEAGRRQVERENAPEVQARRYIALFERVIRDAAG